The Pseudoalteromonas carrageenovora IAM 12662 DNA window TCGGGCACAGCTACTACAACCGCTCATTATGTAAAAGAGCTAAGCGGCACCACTACACAATTACTCGATACCCGCAAGACAATACCCGGCCTTAGAGCACTTCAAAAATACGCAGTAAAATGTGGTGGCGGCGCAAATCATCGTATTGGCCTGTTCGATGCGTTTTTAATTAAAGAAAACCACATAGCAGCGTGCGGCGGTATTGATAAAGCAGTGGCTCAAGCTAAACAAAACCACCCAAACAAACCGGTAGAAGTAGAAGTAGAATCACTCCCAGAACTTAAACAAGCTATTGAAGCCGGCGCCGATATAATTATGCTCGACAACTTTAGCGTAGAACAAATTAAACAAGCTGTAGTTTTAACCAATAAACGCGCCAAATTAGAAGTTTCAGGCAACATGACCCTAGAAACGCTCAAAACTTACTCGCAAGCGGGTGTAGATTTTATATCAAGCGGCGCATTAACAAAAAACTTACAATCGATCGATTTATCTATGCGTTTTGAGCAATTTTAAAGCTATATTTAAATTTTAATAATGCTAATTAATTGACAAGCTAAGCAAAAAGACATTTAATAATCCGAAAGGCTTACTTTGTAACATTTTGTTAAATAAAATAGCTTTTTTAGGAAAAGTAATGTGCTAATTCCTAAAATAAAATGATACACTAATCCTGTTGTAGTATTTTATTAAAAAAAACAATCATAAATAATTAGATTTAAAAATCAGCCTAAATTTTTAAAAAAAAGAATTAAAAACTTAAGCAACTAAACTATTTTATTTATGTCTATACTGATTGTTGCTGCAACTAGCAGCAAATTTAGTAATGTTTATGTAATTAGTACTAAACATAATGAATTCACACCTAGCTTTTGTGTTTCATACCCTAAAGCTAAAGTGCAATAAAAATTTATTTTAAGTAAAACTGTAAAGTAAATCAGATAAATTAAGTTTGGTTGTTTTAACCACTTAACTGATTTAACTTACAAAAATCTATCCTTTAGGAGAGGAAACATGAAAACAATGACTCAAAAACAACAGGGTTTCACCCTAATCGAATTAATGATTGTAGTAGCAATCATCGGTATTCTTGCTGCAATTGCATTGCCTGCATATCAAGATTACACTGCTCGCGCACAAGCAACAGAGGGTTTAAGTGCTACATCAGGGCTACGTTCAGATATTGGTGTTTATATGTCTGAAAACGGTGGTGCAACCGGCATAGAAAATGATGCTGCCATTGGTGCGCAAGCAGATGCATTAGCTGGACGTTACTTTGCAGCTGAAGGTGTTGCTGTAGTTGCTGATGGTGTTGTTAACATTACTTTCAATGATGGCGCTCACTCAGGTGAGACTATGGCTTTGACACCTACAGTTGAAAATAGTGGTCAAATTTCACGTTGGGTTTGTAGTGGTTTAGATGCTCAATACCTACCTTCTGCATGTAGAGCTGCTGCTGTTGAATAAGTATATGTTTGTTTTTATAATTTAATTAAGAACATTAAACATTATATAAGAGAAAAACTTTAGAGTTTTTCTCTTATTCGATTTTATTACCTTTTAATATTGATTATGTTCAGGTCCATTATGTCAAAAAAACAAGAAAGGAAAGGACTCGATACGTTTTCATGGATTGGTGTAAGCGCCAGAGGTAAGCGACTTGAAGGTGAACTTACAGGTAATAGTGTTGCATTAGTCAAAGCACAACTTCGTAAACAAGGTATAACCCCCTCAAAAGTAAAACGTAAAGCAAAACCACTGTTTGGTATTCAAAGTGTTCAAAAAATCACCCCTAAAGATATCGCGCTAATTACGCGTCAGATTGCAACTATGCTGATGGCGGGAGTGCCACTTATTCAATCAATTGAAATGATTGGTAGTGGCTCCACCAACAAAAGCGTTACTAAGTTAATGGAAACGATAGGTGATGAAGTTAAAGCAGGTCAGCCACTTAACCAAGCGCTTAGAAAACACCCCCGTTATTTTGATGATTTATATTGCGATTTAGTAGCATCAGGCGAGCAATCCGGTGCGCTTGATAAAATATTTGACCGTGTTGCACTTTATAAAGAAAAGTCTGAAGCGCTGAAATCAAAAATTAAAAAAGCGATGTTCTACCCAATTGCAGTTTTGATTGTTGCACTTATTGTGACATCAATACTTCTTATATTTGTAGTGCCTCAATTTCAGGATATTTTTGAGGGGTTTGGCGCACAACTTCCCGCATTTACTCTATTTGTAATTGGTATATCTGAATTTATGCAGGAGTATTGGTGGGTAGCATTAATTACTATTGTTGCGGCCGGTTGGGCTTTTAAAGAAGCCAAGCTCAGAAGTTTAAAACTCAGAGATGCAACCGACAGAACTATATTAAAACTGCCAGTAATTGGCATGATTTTAAATAAAGCAGCCGTTGCGCGTTATGCTCGTACGCTTTCTACAACCTTTGCAGCTGGTGTACCACTTGTTGATGCGCTGGACTCAGCAGCAGGTGCATCCGGTAACGCAGTTTACCGCTATGCAATACTAGATATAAAAGCTGAGGTTAGCTCTGGTAACCAAATGAACTGGGCAATGCGTAACTCTAAAATATTTCCTGATATGGTTATTCAAATGGTAGCGATTGGCGAGGAGTCAGGCTCTTTAGATGGCATGCTTGCTAAAGTAGCCACTATTTATGAGCAAGAAGTTGATGATGCAGTAGACGGCCTTTCAAGCTTACTAGAACCACTTATTATGGCTGTTCTCGGTGTGTTAGTTGGTGGCTTGATTATCGCAATGTACTTGCCTATTTTCCAACTTGGCGCTGTTGTTTAATACCTTTAAAAAATATAAACACCTATTTAAAAACACACGTAGTCGCGAATTTACATCGCGCAGTAATTGTAACCGTCGCAGGGTAATAGTAACAGTCGCGGGGTAAACCAGCTGCTACGCTACCGTGGTATAAACTGCGTAGTCGCGTTTTTAATTACGATTTTATATCGCGCCCTCTTAATTGTATTATTAAAAAATTTTAGTTTCAGGTAAATAAATGCAAAGTATTATTGAAGTAATGCAAAGCCAATTGTGGTTTTATTTAACCACCGTTGGCTTAGTCAGTTTATGTGTAGGCAGTTTTTTAAATGTGGTTATTTACCGCTTACCACTCATGATGCAACGCGAATGGCAAAGCGAATGTAGGCTACTACTAGAAGATGAACTTACTGCCAATAAATCTAAGCAAGCTAACACCAGTGAGCCTTTTAACTTAGTAAAACCTAACTCTACCTGCCCAAAATGTAAAACAGCCATTAAACCTTGGCAAAATATTCCTGTTATTAGCTGGCTTTTGCTAAAAGCTAAATGCGCGAGTTGTAGTAACCCTATTTCAGTTCGTTACCCTGCTGTTGAGGCAATTACAGCCATACTAAGCCTTATTGTTGCTTATAGCTTTGGTGCTACAGAGCAAGCCCTTTTATATATTTTTGTAACATGGATTTTAGTAGCGCTAACCTTTATCGATATTGACCACATGCTGCTACCCGATCAGCTAACTTTACCGCTTGTTTGGCTGGCACTTATTGCCGCTGTTGCCGGAATTACAATTACGCCAAGAGATGCAATTATGGGTGCCGCTTTTGGCTATTTAAGCTTATGGAGTGTGTTTTGGTTATTTAAGTTACTAACCGGCAAAGAAGGCATGGGTTATGGCGATTTTAAACTACTCGCTGTATTTGGCGCACTTCTTGGTTGGCAATCACTTTTAACTATTATTCTGCTTTCGAGCGTAGTGGGTGCAATTATAGGTATTGCCCTTTTAAGCATTCAAGGTAAAGACAAAGCCACACCAATCCCTTTTGGCCCTTATTTAGCAATAGCGGGTTGGATAACACTATTGTGGGGCAGTCAAATTCAAAATATGTATTTTAATTTAATTGGCTATTAGTATGGGTGAGCAAACAGCTAAAATAAATAACTGGGTGCTAGGCTTAACGGGCGGTATTGGCTGCGGTAAAACAGCCGTTAGCAATATGTTTGAAGAATTAGCTATTACTGTTGTTGATGCCGATATAATTGCTCGTGAAGTAGTAGAGCCAAATAGTGAAGGGCTAAACGCTATTATCGCGCACTTTGGTAAAGATATTTTACTGCCCGATGGCACATTAAATAGAGCAGCACTGCGCACTAAAATTTTTACTAATCATGAAAATAAAAAATGGCTAAACGCACTGCTTCACCCACTTATTCGAAAAAAAATATTGGCCGATTTAAATAATGCAACAAGCCCTTATGTTGTATTAGTAGCCCCTTTATTATTTGAAAATAACCTCGATAGATATTGCAACCATACCTTACTTATTGATGTACCAACCTCTGTACAAATTGAGCGTACGGCAAAACGCGATAATACAACAATTGAGCAAGTAAAAAGTATTATTACTGCGCAAATGTCTCGTGAAGATAAACAGCAAAAAGCAGATGACATTCTAAATAATGACCGCGATTTAAAGCTCGTTCATGCAGAACTTGTTGTTCTTCATAAAAATTACCTACACTATGCTTTAAACAGTAAAACTAAATCCCATTAATAGTGTCATAACTCATATAAACTTATATTTTAGTTAGTAAAATCGCAGCAAAGAACGAAAGATAATGTAATCCCCTTCTTGTTTCTGATAAATTGCTTACTATTGAAGGAATAAAACAGGTGCGCAATGAATATTAACTCACCGTTATTGAGAAAATTTATTACCCTTGGCCGTATTGATGCCGACACGGTTAAAGCAAAACAAAACGAATTTGCCTCAACTGCTGAGCTTATTTCTAAATGCGGAAAAATCGATAGTCTAGATTTAGCTGAGCAATGTATTGATTTGTTCCGCGTACCCTATTTTGATTTAAAAGACTTTGACCCTGCATCTATTCCAGCTGATCTTGTAAAAGAAAAGCTGATCCGTAAGCACCATATTTTACCGCTTGTTCAAAAAGATAGAAAAGTATACATTGCCGCCTCAGATCCTACTGATTACGGTGCCTTTGAAAACTTTGAATTTAGTACGGGTTTATCGTGTGAAGTGGTGGTGGTTGATTACATTCAACTCGACAATAAAATAGAGCAGTTACTAGATGCCACTGGTAGCTTAAATTTAAGTGATGATGAGTTTAAAGAGTTTGCCGATTTAGATACAGAAAGCGCAAAAGAAACCGCTCCTAAAGATGATGACAAAGACGATGCGCCAATCATTGTTTACATCAATAAAATTTTAATGGATGCCATTAAAAAAGGCGCGTCAGATTTACACTTTGAACCGTACGAGCATAAATACCGCATTCGCTTTCGTATAGACGGAATTTTGCATGAAGTAGCCAGCCCACCTAATACGCTTTCTACTAAGCTTTCTGCACGTATAAAAGTAATGTCGAGGCTCGATATTGCTGAAAAACGTAAACCGCAAGATGGCCGGATTAAATTAAAAATTACTGAACGAAAAAGTATCGATTTTCGTGTAAGTACTATGCCGACCCTTTGGGGCGAAAAAATAGTAATGCGTATCTTAGACTCATCAAGCGCTATGCTAGGCATTGATGTACTCGGCTATGAAGAAGAGCAGAAAAAACTCTACATGGATGCCCTTGCTCAGCCACAAGGCATGATACTAGTTACAGGTCCTACAGGTTCTGGTAAAACAGTATCACTTTATACAGGCTTAAATATTTTAAACCAGCCAGAGCGAAATATTAGTACCGCAGAGGATCCCGTAGAAATAAACCTCGAAGGGGTTAACCAAGTACAAATAAACCCTAAAGCCGAGATGACTTTTGCAAACGCACTGCGTGCATTTTTACGTCAAGATCCTGATGTAGTAATGGTAGGTGAAATACGTGACCTTGAAACCGCTGAAATATCAATTAAGGCAGCGCAAACGGGTCACTTAGTGTTATCAACACTGCATACAAACTCTGCTCCCGAAACCATTACACGTTTATTAAATATGGGCGTACCAGCTTATAACGTGGCAAGCTCTATTAGCTTAATTATAGCCCAGCGATTAGCGCGCCGATTATGTCCTAAGTGTAAAACGCCAGAGCAACTACCGAGTGAAGAACTGTCTCGCCAAGGTTTTACAGCTAAGCAAATTGAAGATATGACACTCTACGCACCTAAAGGCTGTGATAGTTGTACCGATGGCTATAAAGGCCGTGTAGGTATTTATGAAGTAATGCAAATTACGCCAGAAATTGCACAAATTATTATGCGTGGTGGTAACTCACTAGAAATAGCAGAGGTTTCCCTTAAAGCTGGGTTTAATAATTTACGCCTATCGGGTTTACGAAAAGCCGCCGATGGTTTAACGCCTCTGGCTGAAATAAACCGCGTAACTAATATGTAAGTGTATAGCTCTAAGGGTTGCCTTTAGAGCTATAAATAAAAAATTTAGAGAGTAAAGTATGCCAACTATTGTTAACTGTCCAACGTGTAAAAACAAAGTTGAATGGTCTGAGCAAAGCCCACACCGCCCTTTTTGTTCAAAACGTTGCCAACTTATTGATTTAGGTGAATGGTCGTTTGAAAATAACAAAATTTCAGCGCCAATCACTTCGGCTGAACAGTTTAGCCAAGACATGATTGAAGATATTGAAGCCATGATGGCAAAAAATGAAGACGAGTTTTTTAAATAAGTTTAAGTGATTATATTGATAGAAAAAGCCAGCATTAAGCTGGCTTTTTAGTGTTTAATCTATAATTAAACGATTAGTCTCTTTGCTTACGGTGCTTTTTGCCCATGCGTTTTTGCATTTTAGCAAATTTTTCTTTTTGCTCTGCGTTAAGTACTTGCAGTACTTGGTGCTGAGTTTTTAGCTTAATTAAGCCAAACTGTTCGCCTTTATCGTGGCGAGCATTTAACAGCTCTTTTGCTGCATTTTCATCAAAGGTTGCCGCTGAAAGTAGCGCATCCATTTTAGCTTTATGTGCTTCGCGCATCGCTTTACGTGCTTCTTTATCGTCGCCTCGCAATGCTTTCATTTGCG harbors:
- the nadC gene encoding carboxylating nicotinate-nucleotide diphosphorylase, coding for MSISHTLITQLVSLALDEDLNYQTAQDGDITAQLIPQNEQANAKVITREDCVFCGKDIIIEVFKQVDPSVELNVLINDGDTVTANSTLFTAKGSARAILTAERTALNFVQTLSGTATTTAHYVKELSGTTTQLLDTRKTIPGLRALQKYAVKCGGGANHRIGLFDAFLIKENHIAACGGIDKAVAQAKQNHPNKPVEVEVESLPELKQAIEAGADIIMLDNFSVEQIKQAVVLTNKRAKLEVSGNMTLETLKTYSQAGVDFISSGALTKNLQSIDLSMRFEQF
- a CDS encoding pilin; this translates as MKTMTQKQQGFTLIELMIVVAIIGILAAIALPAYQDYTARAQATEGLSATSGLRSDIGVYMSENGGATGIENDAAIGAQADALAGRYFAAEGVAVVADGVVNITFNDGAHSGETMALTPTVENSGQISRWVCSGLDAQYLPSACRAAAVE
- a CDS encoding type II secretion system F family protein, producing the protein MSKKQERKGLDTFSWIGVSARGKRLEGELTGNSVALVKAQLRKQGITPSKVKRKAKPLFGIQSVQKITPKDIALITRQIATMLMAGVPLIQSIEMIGSGSTNKSVTKLMETIGDEVKAGQPLNQALRKHPRYFDDLYCDLVASGEQSGALDKIFDRVALYKEKSEALKSKIKKAMFYPIAVLIVALIVTSILLIFVVPQFQDIFEGFGAQLPAFTLFVIGISEFMQEYWWVALITIVAAGWAFKEAKLRSLKLRDATDRTILKLPVIGMILNKAAVARYARTLSTTFAAGVPLVDALDSAAGASGNAVYRYAILDIKAEVSSGNQMNWAMRNSKIFPDMVIQMVAIGEESGSLDGMLAKVATIYEQEVDDAVDGLSSLLEPLIMAVLGVLVGGLIIAMYLPIFQLGAVV
- a CDS encoding prepilin peptidase; amino-acid sequence: MQSIIEVMQSQLWFYLTTVGLVSLCVGSFLNVVIYRLPLMMQREWQSECRLLLEDELTANKSKQANTSEPFNLVKPNSTCPKCKTAIKPWQNIPVISWLLLKAKCASCSNPISVRYPAVEAITAILSLIVAYSFGATEQALLYIFVTWILVALTFIDIDHMLLPDQLTLPLVWLALIAAVAGITITPRDAIMGAAFGYLSLWSVFWLFKLLTGKEGMGYGDFKLLAVFGALLGWQSLLTIILLSSVVGAIIGIALLSIQGKDKATPIPFGPYLAIAGWITLLWGSQIQNMYFNLIGY
- the coaE gene encoding dephospho-CoA kinase (Dephospho-CoA kinase (CoaE) performs the final step in coenzyme A biosynthesis.) — encoded protein: MGEQTAKINNWVLGLTGGIGCGKTAVSNMFEELAITVVDADIIAREVVEPNSEGLNAIIAHFGKDILLPDGTLNRAALRTKIFTNHENKKWLNALLHPLIRKKILADLNNATSPYVVLVAPLLFENNLDRYCNHTLLIDVPTSVQIERTAKRDNTTIEQVKSIITAQMSREDKQQKADDILNNDRDLKLVHAELVVLHKNYLHYALNSKTKSH
- the pilB gene encoding type IV-A pilus assembly ATPase PilB; translation: MNINSPLLRKFITLGRIDADTVKAKQNEFASTAELISKCGKIDSLDLAEQCIDLFRVPYFDLKDFDPASIPADLVKEKLIRKHHILPLVQKDRKVYIAASDPTDYGAFENFEFSTGLSCEVVVVDYIQLDNKIEQLLDATGSLNLSDDEFKEFADLDTESAKETAPKDDDKDDAPIIVYINKILMDAIKKGASDLHFEPYEHKYRIRFRIDGILHEVASPPNTLSTKLSARIKVMSRLDIAEKRKPQDGRIKLKITERKSIDFRVSTMPTLWGEKIVMRILDSSSAMLGIDVLGYEEEQKKLYMDALAQPQGMILVTGPTGSGKTVSLYTGLNILNQPERNISTAEDPVEINLEGVNQVQINPKAEMTFANALRAFLRQDPDVVMVGEIRDLETAEISIKAAQTGHLVLSTLHTNSAPETITRLLNMGVPAYNVASSISLIIAQRLARRLCPKCKTPEQLPSEELSRQGFTAKQIEDMTLYAPKGCDSCTDGYKGRVGIYEVMQITPEIAQIIMRGGNSLEIAEVSLKAGFNNLRLSGLRKAADGLTPLAEINRVTNM
- the yacG gene encoding DNA gyrase inhibitor YacG: MPTIVNCPTCKNKVEWSEQSPHRPFCSKRCQLIDLGEWSFENNKISAPITSAEQFSQDMIEDIEAMMAKNEDEFFK
- a CDS encoding Spy/CpxP family protein refolding chaperone is translated as MTKVNTLSKLVLICGLATATLGAGSVLAKGGMHDKQGHSPARFLLSERGAEKLDLTDEQQTKLEAIFEAQKTQMKALRGDDKEARKAMREAHKAKMDALLSAATFDENAAKELLNARHDKGEQFGLIKLKTQHQVLQVLNAEQKEKFAKMQKRMGKKHRKQRD